A genome region from Aphelocoma coerulescens isolate FSJ_1873_10779 chromosome Z unlocalized genomic scaffold, UR_Acoe_1.0 ChrZ, whole genome shotgun sequence includes the following:
- the CZH5orf63 gene encoding glutaredoxin-like protein C5orf63 homolog, producing the protein MMVLCFLSRALPRARHSPSPLGRQLCSAGANKPVLTLFTKKPCPLCDEAKEVLEPYKRRFILQEVDITLPENSAWYEKYKYDIPVFHLNGKFLMKHRVDTQKFEDRLGKVELQSDGNQ; encoded by the exons ATGATGGTGCTCTgtttcctgagcagagccctgccACGAGCCAGGCATTCACCCAGCCCTCTGGGGAGACAGCTCTGCTCAGCCGGCGCAAATAAGCCAGTGTTGACTTTATTCACCAAG AAACCGTGCCCTCTGTGTGATGAAGCAAAAGAAGTTCTTGAGCCATACAAAAGAAGG TTTATTCTGCAGGAGGTGGATATTACCCTTCCAGAGAACTCAGCGTGGtatgaaaaatacaaatatgaCATACCTGTTTTTCACTTAAATGGGAAGTTCCTCATGAAGCATCGAGTCGACACTCAGAAGTTTGAGGACCGACTTGGGAAGGTGGAGCTGCAAAGTGATGGAAACCAGTGA